From the genome of Castor canadensis chromosome 4, mCasCan1.hap1v2, whole genome shotgun sequence, one region includes:
- the Phospho2 gene encoding pyridoxal phosphate phosphatase PHOSPHO2, whose product MKILLVFDFDNTIIDDNSDTWIVQCAPDKKLPIELQDSYQKGLWTEFMGRVFKYLGEEGVREDEMKEAMTSMPFTPGMVELFNFIRKNKDKFDCIIISDSNSVFIDWVLEAGNFHDVFDKVFTNPAAFDSNGHLTVENYHAHSCNRCPKNLCKNVVLVEFVNKQLQQGVNYTQVVYIGDGGNDLCPVTFLKKNDVAMPRKEYTLHKTLSRMSQNFEPMESSVVVWSSGMEIISHLQSLIKE is encoded by the coding sequence ATGAAAATTTTGTTGGTATTTGACTTCGACAATACAATCATAGATGACAATAGTGACACCTGGATTGTACAGTGTGCTCCAGACAAAAAGCTCCCTATTGAACTACAAGATTCTTATCAAAAAGGACTTTGGACAGAATTTATGGGCAGAGTCTTTAAGTATTTGGGAGAGGAAGGTGTAAGAGAAGATGAAATGAAGGAAGCAATGACATCAATGCCTTTCACTCCGGGGATGGTAGAACTTTTCAACTTTATAAGAAAGAATAAGGATAAATTTGACTGTATCATTATTTCAGATTCAAATTCAGTCTTCATAGATTGGGTTTTGGAAGCTGGAAATTTTCATGATGTGTTTGATAAAGTGTTTACAAATCCAGCAGCTTTTGATAGCAATGGTCATCTCACTGTGGAAAATTATCATGCTCATTCTTGCAACAGGTGCCCAAAGAATCTTTGCAAAAATGTAGTTTTGGTAGAATTTGTAAATAAGCAGTTACAACAGGGAGTGAATTATACACAAGTTGTTTACATAGGTGATGGTGGAAATGATCTCTGTCCAGTAAcctttttaaagaagaatgatgttGCCATGCCACGGAAAGAATATACTTTACATAAAACTCTTTCCAGAATGTCTCAAAATTTTGAGCCTATGGAATCTTCTGTTGTAGTTTGGTCTTCAGGTATggaaataatttctcatttaCAATCTCTAATAAAGGAATAA
- the Klhl23 gene encoding kelch-like protein 23 isoform X1 has translation MALKGQEDYIYLFKDSTHPVDFLGAFRTFYVDGLFTDITLQCPSGIIFRCHRAVLAACSNYFKAMFTADMKEKFKNKIKLSGIHHDILEDLVNYAYTSQIEITKRNVQSLLEAADLLQFLSVKKACEQFLVRHLDIDNCIGMHSFAEFHVCPELEKESRRILCSRFKEVWQQEEFLEISLEKFLFILSRKNLSVWKEEAVIEPVIKWTAHDVENRIECLYNLLSYIHIGIDPLYLKTALGLQRTCLLTENKIRSLIYNALNPMQKEISQRSTATMYIIGGYYWHPLSEVHIWDPLTNVWIQGAEIPDYTRESYGVTCLGPNIYVTGGYRTNNTEALDTVWIYHSESDEWTEGLPMLNARYYHCAVTLGGCVYALGGYRKGAPAEEAEFYDPLKEKWLPIANMIKGVGNATACVLHEVIYVIGGHCGYRGSCTYDKVQSYNSDINEWSLVTSSPHPEYGLCSVPFENKLYLVGGQTTITECYDPEQNAWREAAPMMERRMECGAVTMNGCIYVTGGYSYSKGTYLQSIEKYDPDLNKWEIVGNLPSAMRSHGCVCVYNV, from the exons ATGGCTCTAAAAGGACAAGAAGATTATATTTACCTTTTCAAGGATTCAACGCATCCAGTGGATTTTCTGGGTGCATTCAGAACATTTTACGTGGATGGATTATTTACTGATATTACCCTTCAGTGTCCTTCAGGCATAATCTTCCGTTGTCACCGAGCTGTTTTAGCCGCTTGCAGCAATTATTTTAAGGCAATGTTCACAGctgacatgaaagaaaaatttaaaaataaaataaaactctccGGCATCCACCATGATATTCTAGAAGACCTTGTCAATTATGCATACACTTCCCAAAttgaaataactaaaagaaatgtTCAAAGCTTGCTGGAAGCAGCAGATCTGCTACAGTTCCTTTCAGTAAAGAAGGCTTGTGAGCAGTTTTTGGTAAGGCACCTGGATATTGATAATTGCATTGGAATGCACTCCTTTGCAGAATTTCATGTGTGTCCAGAACTAGAAAAGGAATCTCGGAGAATTCTGTGTTCAAGGTTTAAGGAAGTGTGGCAACAAGAAGAATTTCTGGAAATCAGCCTTGAAAAGTTTCTCTTTATCTTGTccagaaagaatctcagtgttTGGAAGGAAGAAGCTGTCATAGAGCCAGTTATTAAGTGGACCGCTCATGATGTAGAAAATCGAATTGAATGCCTGTATAacctactgagctatatccacaTAGGCATAGATCCACTGTACTTAAAAACAGCGTTAGGCCTTCAAAGAACCTGCCTACTAACGGAAAATAAGATACGCTCTCTAATATACAACGCCTTGAATCCTATGCAGAAGGAGATTTCCCAGAGGTCCACAGCCACCATGTACATCATTGGAGGCTATTACTGGCATCCTTTATCAGAGGTTCATATATGGGATCCTTTGACAAATGTTTGGATTCAGGGAGCAGAAATCCCAGATTATACCCGAGAGAGCTATGGGGTTACATGTTTAGGACCCAACATTTATGTAACGGGAGGCTACAGGACAAACAACACGGAAGCTCTTGACACAGTGTGGATATATCACAGTGAAAGTGATGAATGGACTGAAGGTTTACCGATGCTCAATGCCAGGTATTACCACTGTGCAGTCACCTTGGGAGGCTGTGTCTATGCCTTAGGTGGTTACAGAAAAGGGGCTCCAGCAGAAGAGGCTGAGTTCTATGATCCATTAAAAGAGAAATGGCTTCCTATTGCAAACATGATTAAAG GTGTGGGAAATGCTACTGCCTGTGTCTTACATGAAGTTATCTATGTCATTGGCGGCCATTGCGGCTACAGAGGAAGCTGCACCTATGACAAGGTGCAGAGCTACAATTCAGACATCAATGAGTGGAGCCTCGTCACCTCCAGTCCACACCCAG aatATGGATTATGCTCAGTTCCGTTTGAAAACAAGCTATATCTCGTGGGTGGACAAACTACGATCACGGAGTGCTATGACCCCGAACAGAACGCATGGAGAGAGGCAGCACCCATGATGGAAAGGAGGATGGAGTGCGGGGCTGTCACCATGAATGGGTGCATCTATGTCACCGGAGGGTACTCCTATTCAAAGGGGACATACCTCCAGAGCATTGAGAAATACGACCCAGACCTTAATAAGTGGGAAATAGTGGGCAACCTTCCAAGTGCCATGCGGTCTCAtggatgtgtttgtgtgtataacGTCTGA
- the Klhl23 gene encoding kelch-like protein 23 isoform X2 yields MALKGQEDYIYLFKDSTHPVDFLGAFRTFYVDGLFTDITLQCPSGIIFRCHRAVLAACSNYFKAMFTADMKEKFKNKIKLSGIHHDILEDLVNYAYTSQIEITKRNVQSLLEAADLLQFLSVKKACEQFLVRHLDIDNCIGMHSFAEFHVCPELEKESRRILCSRFKEVWQQEEFLEISLEKFLFILSRKNLSVWKEEAVIEPVIKWTAHDVENRIECLYNLLSYIHIGIDPLYLKTALGLQRTCLLTENKIRSLIYNALNPMQKEISQRSTATMYIIGGYYWHPLSEVHIWDPLTNVWIQGAEIPDYTRESYGVTCLGPNIYVTGGYRTNNTEALDTVWIYHSESDEWTEGLPMLNARYYHCAVTLGGCVYALGGYRKGAPAEEAEFYDPLKEKWLPIANMIKEYGLCSVPFENKLYLVGGQTTITECYDPEQNAWREAAPMMERRMECGAVTMNGCIYVTGGYSYSKGTYLQSIEKYDPDLNKWEIVGNLPSAMRSHGCVCVYNV; encoded by the exons ATGGCTCTAAAAGGACAAGAAGATTATATTTACCTTTTCAAGGATTCAACGCATCCAGTGGATTTTCTGGGTGCATTCAGAACATTTTACGTGGATGGATTATTTACTGATATTACCCTTCAGTGTCCTTCAGGCATAATCTTCCGTTGTCACCGAGCTGTTTTAGCCGCTTGCAGCAATTATTTTAAGGCAATGTTCACAGctgacatgaaagaaaaatttaaaaataaaataaaactctccGGCATCCACCATGATATTCTAGAAGACCTTGTCAATTATGCATACACTTCCCAAAttgaaataactaaaagaaatgtTCAAAGCTTGCTGGAAGCAGCAGATCTGCTACAGTTCCTTTCAGTAAAGAAGGCTTGTGAGCAGTTTTTGGTAAGGCACCTGGATATTGATAATTGCATTGGAATGCACTCCTTTGCAGAATTTCATGTGTGTCCAGAACTAGAAAAGGAATCTCGGAGAATTCTGTGTTCAAGGTTTAAGGAAGTGTGGCAACAAGAAGAATTTCTGGAAATCAGCCTTGAAAAGTTTCTCTTTATCTTGTccagaaagaatctcagtgttTGGAAGGAAGAAGCTGTCATAGAGCCAGTTATTAAGTGGACCGCTCATGATGTAGAAAATCGAATTGAATGCCTGTATAacctactgagctatatccacaTAGGCATAGATCCACTGTACTTAAAAACAGCGTTAGGCCTTCAAAGAACCTGCCTACTAACGGAAAATAAGATACGCTCTCTAATATACAACGCCTTGAATCCTATGCAGAAGGAGATTTCCCAGAGGTCCACAGCCACCATGTACATCATTGGAGGCTATTACTGGCATCCTTTATCAGAGGTTCATATATGGGATCCTTTGACAAATGTTTGGATTCAGGGAGCAGAAATCCCAGATTATACCCGAGAGAGCTATGGGGTTACATGTTTAGGACCCAACATTTATGTAACGGGAGGCTACAGGACAAACAACACGGAAGCTCTTGACACAGTGTGGATATATCACAGTGAAAGTGATGAATGGACTGAAGGTTTACCGATGCTCAATGCCAGGTATTACCACTGTGCAGTCACCTTGGGAGGCTGTGTCTATGCCTTAGGTGGTTACAGAAAAGGGGCTCCAGCAGAAGAGGCTGAGTTCTATGATCCATTAAAAGAGAAATGGCTTCCTATTGCAAACATGATTAAAG aatATGGATTATGCTCAGTTCCGTTTGAAAACAAGCTATATCTCGTGGGTGGACAAACTACGATCACGGAGTGCTATGACCCCGAACAGAACGCATGGAGAGAGGCAGCACCCATGATGGAAAGGAGGATGGAGTGCGGGGCTGTCACCATGAATGGGTGCATCTATGTCACCGGAGGGTACTCCTATTCAAAGGGGACATACCTCCAGAGCATTGAGAAATACGACCCAGACCTTAATAAGTGGGAAATAGTGGGCAACCTTCCAAGTGCCATGCGGTCTCAtggatgtgtttgtgtgtataacGTCTGA